A window of Acidobacteriota bacterium contains these coding sequences:
- a CDS encoding MBL fold metallo-hydrolase, which translates to MNVSGRMRLRIHRGTKEIGGTCIEVEAQGRRLVLDVGLPLGAPDDEGAKTNLLPAVPGFRSRDDSLLGVMITHPHPDHYGLAGQVRSDVPIYIGEAAHRMLNAASPYVRGSQTLAAPRFIEDRRPIDVGPFRVTPYLVDHSAFDAYALLVEADGKRVFYSGDFRGHGRKRRLFDAVTASPPKDIDVLLMEGTTIGRTGADETYASETELEHAFVRAFRETPGLHFVWTASQNIDRLVTVFRQ; encoded by the coding sequence ACGTGCATCGAGGTTGAGGCGCAGGGCAGGCGCCTGGTGCTGGATGTAGGTCTTCCGCTCGGCGCTCCCGACGATGAGGGCGCGAAGACGAACCTGTTGCCGGCCGTTCCGGGCTTCCGCTCACGGGACGACAGTTTGCTCGGCGTCATGATCACCCATCCGCACCCTGACCACTACGGTCTGGCAGGGCAAGTCCGGTCGGACGTTCCGATCTACATCGGTGAGGCGGCGCATCGCATGTTGAATGCGGCAAGCCCGTATGTGCGAGGCAGCCAGACCTTGGCCGCCCCCCGCTTCATCGAGGACCGAAGACCCATAGATGTCGGACCGTTCCGGGTGACACCGTATCTGGTGGATCACAGTGCATTCGATGCCTACGCGCTGCTGGTGGAGGCGGACGGCAAGCGGGTGTTCTACTCGGGTGACTTCCGCGGGCACGGGCGCAAGCGCCGGCTGTTCGACGCAGTGACCGCGAGCCCTCCCAAGGACATCGACGTGCTCCTCATGGAGGGAACGACGATTGGCCGGACGGGGGCGGACGAGACGTATGCCAGCGAAACGGAGCTGGAACACGCTTTCGTCCGGGCATTCCGGGAAACGCCGGGCCTGCATTTCGTGTGGACGGCGTCGCAGAACATCGACCGGTTGGTGACGGTCTTCCGTCAATAG